The nucleotide window CCGTCCGCCTGGGCGGTCCCCTCGCCGGCGCCAGCCCCCTCCGCGAGCGCGTCCACCTCGCCGACGACACGGAGGTGTTCCCACTCGGCGGCCGGCGCACACGTCGCCAGGAAACGGCGGACGATCAGCTCGTACACCTCCCACTCGTCTTCCGAGAGATCGCTGCGGTCGGGAATCTCCGTGGTCGGGTGGATCGGCGGGTGGTCGGTGGTCTCCTCGTCGCCGGCGGTCGGGTCGACGTCCGACTGTTCGAGCAACGAGGCGGCGTCGTCGGCGAACGGCCGTACGTCGGCGAACGTCTCCAGGAGATCGCGCTCGTCGAGATCTTCGGGGTAGACGGTGTTGTCCGTCCGGGGGTAGGTGACGTAGCCGGCGGTGTACAGCTCCTCGGCGACGCTCATGCCGCGTTGGGCGGAGTAGCCGAGCGAGCCGGCCGCGGAGATGAACGCCGTCGTGTCGAACGGCGCGGGCGGCGCGTCCGTCCGGGAGCGCCGGCGGACGGACGTGACCGGCGCGCTCTCGGCTGCACGCAGGCGGGCGGCGACCGTCTCGGCGGTCGCCTCGTCCCACACTCGTTCGGCCTCCGTCCCGTCGTCCGCCTCGTAGAAGTACTGCGCCTCGAAGGCGGCGGCGTCCGTCTCCGTCTCGGCGGCCGCCGACGACTGGAGGTCGGCGAACAGCTCCCAGTAGTCCTCGGGGTCGAACGCGCGAATCTCCCGCTCGCGGTCGACCAACAGCTTCAGCGTCGGGCCCTGAACTCGACCGACGGAGATGAAGTCGTCGCCGAGTTGGCCGGCAGAGAGAGAGAGGAACCGTGTGAGCGCCGCTCCCCACACGAGATCGATCACCTGACGGGCCTCGCCGGCGGCCGCGAGGTCGAAGTCGATCTCGTCGGGGTTCTGGAACGCCTCGTTCACCGCTCTGTCCGTGATCGACGAGAAGCGGACGCGGTCGACCGGCACCTCCGGGGCGGCCTCGCGGACGATCTCGTACGCCTCCTTGCCGATGAGCTCCCCTTCGCGGTCGTAGTCGGTGGCGATGACGACGCGGTCGGCCTCCGCGGCCAACGACCGCAGCGCCGCGACGATCCCCTCCTTCGTCGGTTCCTTCTCGACGGGCGCGTCGATCAACTCGACCGGCTCGACGTCCCGCCAGTCACTGTACTCCGGGGGGAAGTCCAACCCGACGACGTGGCCGGACAGACCGACACACCGGGTCACTCCCCAAGAGTAGACGTTCGTCCCGGCGCGTCGCTCCGTGTCGAAGGTGTCGTCGCTGCGGATCTCCGCCAGCCGCCGCGCGGCGTTGTCCTTCTCCGTGACGATCAGCTCCATTACTCGCCACGAGTTGACTCACCACCAGTCAAAAGGTTTCCGTGGCAACGGCCGTCAGTGTCGCCTCACTCCGCGCGCCGGTAGCGTCGCCGTCCGACTGTCAGTGTCGTCGTCTCGCCCGTCGTGTCGAACTGTGCCGTGGCGGCGCCCTCGCCCCCACAGATCGTGAAACGGTAGACGCCGTCGTCTGTCGCCGTCTCCTCGTCTGTCGCCGTCTCCTCGTCTGTCGCCGTCTCGTGCGTCGCTCCGGCGTCTGCCGCCGCCACCGCGGCGTCGTCCGGCGCCGCTCCGGGCTCGTCCGTCACCGGAGACAACGGCCGCACACTCGCCGTCAGCGGCCCGTCAGCCGCCAGCGTGAGCCGTCCGTCCTCTCGGGTGACGTGGGCCCGACGGACGCCACAGACGCTCTCGTATCGCCCGGTGAGCCGGTCGAGCCGGCGGCGCCGGGCGAGCGTCGGCGCGGCCGCGACCGGGTCCGTGCCGACCGTCGCGCCGAACACCCCCGCCCCCAGCGCCGACAACGGGTAGTCGGGCACCGCGTTCGCCGCGAGCGCGACGCCGGTGCCGGTCGCCGGGCAGTAGCCGACGTAGCCGCCCGACACCGCCACGTCCCCGGCGCGCTCGAAGGTCGTCCGACCGCAGATCTCCCGCCGTCGCCACCCCGGCGGGGGGCTGGGCTCCGTCGTGTCGGACCCACCCGCGGAGCCGTCGGGAGTGTCGCCGCCGACGGTGTCACCCCCGAGCCCGCAGGCCACCACCTCGCGGCCGTCGTAACGACCGTCGCCGAGACCGAGTCGGGCCAGCGCCGCCAGGTGACGGACGGACGCGAGCAGTCCGGTCGCCGGGCGGAGCCGTTCGTCCGTCGGCAACGACGCCGCCGTCGGCTCCCCGTCCTCCAGGAGGTACTGGGTGGCGTGGTCGTCGTCCATCGAGAACTGCGTGTCGTCGAACGTCGCGCGGTCGGCCGCCAGCGGCTCCAGGAGGTGTTCGTCCACGTACGCCGCGTACGACCGCCCGGTACACGACCTGACGACCCGTCCGAGGAGGACGTACCCGGCGTCGCACCGAGCGACACGCTCACCCGGGGGCGCCAGGAGGTCGGCCGTCTCCACCCGGCGCAGGTGAGCGCACACGTCGTCCCAGTCGGCCAACGGGAGCGTGTCCGTACCGATCCGGAGCCGGCGCGCCAGGAGCGTCTCCCGTAGCCCGACGGCCGGCAGCCCGGACGTGTGCGCGAGCAGGTGCCGGAGTCTGATCGGCTCGCCGTCCGGTCCGCGAGGCAGCCCCACGTCGACGTGGTCCGTCACCGGGTCGGCCAGGTCACACAGCCCCGCGGCCGACAGCTGTCTGACGGCCGCGGCCGTCAGCGGCTGTGTCACCCCGCCGACGGCGAACATCGTGTCCGGGCTCACCGGACGGTTGCCGGCCGCGTCCCGCGCGCCGAAGCCTTCGGCCCACGTCGTCGCCGTCCCCCCGTCCGTCTCGACGACCGCGACCACCACCCCCGGGAGCGAGTCGCGTCGTTGGACGCGCCGCAAGAAGCGCGCGACGACCCCCGCCGTCTCCGTGTCCATACAGCCTGCCAGCGGAGCCGCGGGTTTGAAACGTCCGGCCGCTGGAGGGAGGCAGGAACGACTACCGCTCGTCGTCGGGGCGCGACCGGGACGGCTACGACCCGTCGTCGCTCTCCCCGGTGCCGTGGACCGCCTCGCCGTCCGCGTCGACCACGCTCTTCCCGGTCGCCTCCGGCACCACCCGCCGGTCGGCGTCCGTCCACTCGCGGTCGAGTTCGCGTCCCTCGAACAGACGATCCAGGAACACTGCCAGCCCCGCGATCTCCGAGTGGGGTTGGTTCGTGACCGCGACGTTGTAGTCCGCCAGATCGTAGAACTCGAACGGCACCTTCTCGCCGCCGACGACGACCAAGACGGGCTCCGTCTCGTGAGCCTCGCGCACGTCCGCCGCCACGTCCTGAACCGGCAGGCCGTACATCGTCAGGTGAACCACTGTCCCGTCCCAGTTGCGGGCGATTCCCGGCCCCACGTCGTAAGTCTCCACCTCGAACGGGCCGCCGAACCGCTCGGTGATGTCCCGGACGGTGTCGGCCGACCCACTGGCCACCTCCGGGATCACGACCTTGTCGGCGCCGAGCGCCCGCGCCGTCAGCCCGACGTGGGTGGTCGTCCGGCCGTCCCGCCCCGGGCGGTGGCCGTAGCGGACGACTACGACCTCGCTGTCCTCGTTCACGTCTGCTCGTGACCGCGTGTGCGGGAGGGTGTTTCGCTTTCGGCGGCTACAGACAGCGGTCCAACTCCTTGCAGAACCGTCGAAAGCTCTTGGCGCCACACTGGTTTGCGATAGAGCGGAGTGTTCCCTCCGGCAGCGGGTCGGTCGTCATCGGGACGACGACCATCCGAACCTCGGACGTGTTGGGTGCCTCCCAACGGAATTTGGCGTGGCTACCGGTACGACCGGCAGGGTCGTAGTTCCAGTAGTTGATGAGGACCTTCGCGACCTCTCGGCCAGAGAACTGGGTCCGCATGTGGTAACAGATAACACCCTGCACAGGTAAATATGTTTCTGCCAACTAGAGTGGGCATAGCTATTTCTGTCGATTAAAAAAGTCTAGCTACCCAGAAGCACTTCAAAACGGATTGCCGTCGGCGCAGCCGTCGGTGTCGGAGTCTTCCAACTCCGTGAGCGCAGTACCGTCGAGGTCGTCTTCCTCGGCCACCTCGATGGCCTCTGCGAGGCTCCGGAGTGCCTCTGCCCGCGTGTCGCCAGCGCTGGCGACACCGACCTGGGTGTCGTGTGCGGAGTAGCCATCAGTCTCTGGACGAAGAACGACCACGTCCCGCTCGTGCCACCAGGCGATCTGCCGGTCGTTCATGCGGATCTGTTCGAGTTCGCCCGCGTCAGACAACGCCTCCAGCCGACGTTTCGCCTGCTCGTTCGAGAGGTCGAAGTTCTCCGAAACCTCCGCAGTGCCGTAGAACGGCCGGTCGCCTGTCTCGAAAAAGAACAGGATGTCGTCGTCGGACACTGACTCGACGAAGCGGCCGTCACTGCCACGTTGCTCTGGCATGGGATTCTGCGTACACTACGGGGCCACTTAAGCCACACGGTCTAGACTACATGGATAGAGACGGGGTCACAGGCCCTCAACCGTCTGTTTCGTCGCTTGCCGAACATCTGTACGTGGTGAGTCGAGCCGGTCAGCAGGTGGGTTCGACCGCGCTATCAGCGACGACCGCCGCGAGTCGTTCCTTCAAAACCGGTCTCGACCGAACGGCTATGTCGCTCGCGCCCCAGGAACACCCATGACGGATCGACCGGAGGCGGCGGCGGGCGTGACGGACGCGGACATGGGGGGAAAGACAGTGCTCGTGACGGGGTCGACGAGCGGAATCGGGCGCGAGGCGGCGTTGTCGTTCGGCAGACTCGGCGCGGAGGTGTTGGTCCACGGGCGCGACGAGACGGCGGGGGAGGCGGTCGTCGAGGAGATCGAGCGGTTGGGCGGGGAGGCACGATTCCTGCCGGCGGACTTCGCGGACGTGGAGGCGGTCCACACGCTGGCGGACGTGGTCGAGACCAGCGTGGACGAACTGGACGTGTTGGCGAACAACGCCGGGGGGTACTTCCGGGACGGGCAGCTGACGGATCTGGGCGTGGAGTACACGTTCCACGTCAACCACCTCGCGCCGTACCTCCTGACGGCGAATCTGTTGCCGGTGTTGGCCGACGACGCGCGGGTCGTGACCACCTCCTCGGCGGCCCACCGCGGGACACAGCTCGACGTCGACGCCGTCAAGTCCGTCGACGACTACCGCGGGATGCGGGCGTACCAGCGATCGAAGCTGGCGAACGTCCAGTTCACCGCAGAGTTGGCGCGGCGGTTCGACGCCGCCGACGGCGACCGCACCGCCAACTGCTTCCACCCGGGGGCGATTCCGGGGAGCGGCTTCTTCCGGTCGCTGCCGGGGCCGTTGCCGCGTCTGGTCCAGTCGTTGGACGTGTTGCCGTTCGTCCCGTCGCCGGCCGACGGCGCCGCGACGCTGGTCTACCTCGCCGTCTCCGACCGGGTCGCCGACAGTTCCGGGCGGTACTTCGCCGACTGCGCCCCCGAGACCCCGTCGGACGCCGCCCGCGACTCGGACGCCCAACGCCGGCTGTGGGAGGAGAGCGCCCGACTCCTCCGGGTCGACGAGCCGCTGGCGGACGCCGTCGCCGACCCCGCTCGTGCGGACTGAGACGACTCCCGTCGGTGGGGCGGGCGAGCGACGTGCGACCGCAAGAGACTTTCCCGAACCGGGTGACAACGGGGTATGGACCTGACGGACGCGACCGTGCTCGTCACGGGTGCGGCGGGGCTGATCGGCTCACACCTCGCCGAGCGACTCGCCGCGGACAACGAGGTCGTCGCCGTCGACGACCTCTCGAAGGGGACCCGCGACCGGGTGCCGGACGGTGTGGAGTTCCGCCAGGCGGATCTGACTGACCGGGAGGCGACGGAGCGGGTCGTCACCGAAGACGTCGACGTCGTCTTCCACCTGGCAGCGATCACGGACACGAACTTCGACGACGACCGCGTGTTGTTCGAGCAGAACACGTCGATGACACACAACGTCTTGGAGGCGGCCCGGGCGGCCGGCGTCTCGAAGTTCGCGTTCACCTCGTCGTCGACCGTCTACGGCGAGGCGCCGCGACCGACGCCGGAAGACTACGCCCCGTTGGAGCCGATCAGCGTGTACGGCTCCAGCAAACTCGCCGACGAGGGGCTCGTGTCGACGTTCGCACACAGCTACGGCGTCCAGTCGTGGGTGTTCCGGTTCGCCAACATCGTCGGGCCGCGCCAACGCGGCAACGTGATCCCCGACTTCGTCCAGAAGCTCCAGGAGGACCCGGAGACGCTCACTATCCTCGGGGACGGCCGGCAGGAGAAGTCGTACCTCTACGTCGAGGACTGCGTCGACGCGATGGTGCACGTCGTCGAGAACGCCGACCGGTCGTTGAACACGTACAACCTGGGCACCCGGACGACCACCTCCGTCGACCGGATCGCCGACATCGTGAGCCAGGAGCTGGGCGTCGATCCGGAGTACGAGTACACCGGCGGCGACCGCGGCTGGACCGGGGACGTGCCGCGCATGCGGCTGTCCGTCGAGAAGTTAGCTGCGCTGGGCTGGGACGCGCCCGGCACCAGCGACGACGCCGTGCGTCGGGCCGCCAGAGAGATCGTCGCGGAGCTGACGTAGCCGTCGCTCACGACACTGTCGCAGTCGTCGTGGCGTCGGCGTCGGCGTCGTTGGCGACGAGCTCGCCGCGGACGTGGTAGTCGCCGGCCGGTGGGTCGTCCCAGCCACCCTCGAACGTCGCCGTCTCGCCGGGTGCGAGGTCGACGCTCCCCAGCGCCTGGCCGAACATCCGGCCGTCGCTCCACCGCCACGCCGTCTCGCCGTCGCGTTCCACGACGAACTCCGCACGCTGGGTGTCGGAGAACTGGAGCGACACCGGGCCGTCGCCGTCGTTCTCGACGGTCAGTTCACACACGAGTGTGCCGTCCGTCTCCGTGGCCGCCAGCGTCGCCGTCACCATACCGAGCGTTCGACGCCGCCGAAGAAAAGTTCGTCGCCGAGCGACGGAAACCGCGTCAGTTGTCGCTGGAGTCGAGTCCGGCGGCGGCGGCCACGTCGAGCAGTCCGCTGCCGGTCTCGTTGCTGGCGAGTCCGATGTCTTCCGCGCTGGAGGTGAGCGTGCTGCGGACGTCGGAGGCGGTCGCGCCGTTGGCCATCAGGACGCCGGCCGCGCCGGCGACGTGCGGACACGACATCGACGTGCCGGAGTACTCGGTGTAGCCGCCCGGAATCGTCGAGAGCACGCCGACACCCGGCGCGGCGATCTCCACTTCCGACCCCGTGGAAGAGAAGCTCGCCAGGCTGTCGGTGGAGTCCGTCGCGCCGACGGCCACGACCTCGCTGTAGGAGGCCGGGTAGCCGACACACTCCGTACACGGTCCGGAGTTGCCCGCGGACGCGACGAGGAACACGCCCTTGTCCGCCGCGAACTGGACGGCGTCCTTCAGCGCCGCCGAGCCGCTGGAGGCTCCGAGCGACATCGACGCCACGTCCCAACCCTTGTTGGCGACGTACTCGACGCCGGCCGCGATGTCCGAGAAGGAACCGGAGCCACACGTCTCCAACACCTTCACGGCGTGGAGCGTCGCCTCCGTGGCGACACCGACCACGCCCTCCGTGTTGGCGGCCGCGTCCGCCGTCCCGGCACAGTGGGTGCCGTGGTTGTTGTCGTCGTCCCAAGACTGCTTGCAGGTGTTGTCTGCCGGCTTCGCGCCGTACCGGCAGCCGCCCTTCGTCGAACAGGTCGTGAACGCCTTCCCCTCGCCGACGTTGGCTTGGAGGTCCGGGTGGTCAGAGTCGATACCGGTGTCGAGGATCGCGACGTCGGCACCGCTGCCAGTGTCACCGTTGGCACGCGTCACGTCGGCGTCGACGCGGTCGATGCCGTACGGCTGGGTCTCCCCCAGCGCCTGCATCGTGCCGTTCTCCTCTACGTAGCGGACGTTCGGATTGTTGTCCAGCGCGTCCGCCGCCGCCCGTGGCATCCGTGCCGTCCCGGCGTCGAAGTCGAACTCCCGCACGACGTCGTCCGCCTTCCGTCGGAACGCGCGCGCCCCCGCGCTGTTGGCGAAGCCGACGTTCACCTCTACCTTCTCACCCGGGTGCGCCGACGCGAGTCCGGACACTCCGGCCGCCCCCGTCGCCGCTCCGATAGTCTTCAGTGCACCCCGTCTCGAGAGATCTGTGGGTTGGTCTGCCATTCCGTCTGTGAACTACACCCAAACACACTTGTAACTAATGGAGTATTACGAACAAAACACGCGTTGATACTGGATATTGAGTGGAAGTGTGTGAATTCCAGAGAGAAACGAACGTTCGTCTCGTGTCGGTCGAGCGAAACTTTCCCGGGAGGTGTCGTCCGGGCTCAGCCGGCCAGCCGGGTGAGCAGCCCCCACAGCCGGGTGCGGGCCCAGGCCGGGAGGAACCCCGACAGCGTCGCCGCCCGGGCGACCGGGCCGACCGGGTAGCGGGCCGCCGGGTCGGTGGAGACGGCCGCCTCGACGATCTCGGCCGCGACCGCCTCCGGCGGGACGGCCAGTGGTCCGCCGCCGCTGACGGCGTCTAAGTCCTCGAACAGCCCGTAGACGCTCTCGTAGGCGTCCGTCCGGTCGAGGTCGTCCGCCTCGGCGCTCGCGCGGTCGTCGAACGCCGTCGCCACCGGCCCCGGCTCCACCTCGACCACGTCCACGCCGTCGTCGGCCACCTCCGCCCGCAACGCCTCGCCGGTCGCCGACAGCGCCGCCTTCGAGCCGCTGTACACGCCGCCGCCGGGGAACGGCACCCGCGCGGCGACGCTCGTCACGTTCACCACGGTGCCGTCGCCACGGCGACGCATCTCCGGGAGCACCCGCCGCATCAGCCGGAGCGGCCCGTACACGTTCACGTCGTACTGCCTGACGACCCGCTCCGTCGGTACGTCCTCTACCGGTCCCAGCTGGGCGTAGCCCGCGTTGTTGACCAGACAGTCGACCCGCTCCGTCTCGTCGATCACCCGTTCGACGACCCGCGCCACGTCGTCCGCGACGGTCACGTCCAGCTCGTCGACTCGACAGCCGTCGCGTCCCTGGAACTCCGCGAGGTCGTCCGTGTCACGCGCCGTCGCGTACACCGTCCACTCCTCGTCTAAGAACGCCTCGACGGTCGCGCGCCCGATCCCCGACGAACACCCAGTGACCAACGCCGTCCGTTCCATACGAGCGTCTCCGGCCGGGTGGCGCTAAATCGTGGCGGATTCGCGCGGCGGATATATTACTTGCTTCTGTTTGCATACCATCTTATTTTGAAAAACGCTTATTATCAGTCTGCTGTACCTTTCGCACATGGCGGAAGATCAATCTGCCAACGAGACAGGACGGAGAGCAGTTCTGAGAACAGCCGGAGCCACAGGAGCAACGCTCTTGCTCCCATCTGTCGGAGCAGCAACTGGCTCCGGAGACACCAGAGGTCGTAGGGTGGACCGAACGGTCGTCGCGGAGACGCAGCAGAAGCTGCGTGTCAGAGTCGTTCTCAGGTACGACGCCGGGGAGGTGATCCGGAAGTCACTCTTCGATGTCGACAAGCGTGGCGGTAGTGTGACTATCGTCGACACTGCCGGGCCAGGTGAGGAACTGAGCAGTGTTGGGACAGACACGCACAAGAATTGGGTCGAGAAGTACGACGGGTGGTACGCAGACATCGGTGACTGTGGCGGCAAGATCGCCGATAATCACTACGTAGCCAACTTGGCGATCGAGACCGGCGACTCTCTGGAGGAGCACGAGGGTCAGCTTGCAATGCTCATAGGAGGAGTCGCCGGGGCGGCAATCGGAACACGTGGAGGACCGGCTGGTACCGTGGTTGGGGTCGCAGTCGGGTCTCTCGCTGGAATCGCAATCGACTCTGCGTTTCTCGAACACTTCGACCTGTCGGGACGAACCTTCACCTTCCAGTGTTGGGATGTCCACCCGACGGTCGAGGAGGTCCGGGTCGGAGCATTCCTGAGCTACGATCCGACAGCCGACGCAGGACGGTCGATATACAGGAAAGGGTTCCCAGGCCACCTAGGCGTAGGAGAAAAGATAGCTGATTACATCTGAGGACGGCCCGATGATCGACAGAATCGTGGAGAAGGTGCGAGAGCGGAGTGGGTGGGGGCTCGGAGCCTGGAACCACCCGCTCCGATTCGGGCTCGGTGTAACGCTCCTGCTAACACTGTCTGGTGTGTTCTACCTCCGGCTGTACACGGATCACTCGCCGGTTCCAATTTCTTATCAGTTGTTCGGGTTACTATACTTTCCAGCAGTGGCGTTGCTAGCGTCTGTTCTCCTTGCGATACTCGACTGAGACCGTGTCGGGCCGGGCCGCTCCCGCAGTTCGTGGGTCGTGTCTTCTCGCTGGAACTGACCACCTGCCGTCTCGGTCAGATTCATACCCACAGGGGCCCTGACTCCGGGTATGCAGTGTCACTACTGCGACCGCGACGCCGCCTACGCGGCAGAGTCGGAGGAGGTTCGCGTCGGACTCTGTGAGGAGCACTTCCGGGAGCGGGTCGAGGAACTCGCCGAGAACGAGGGGCTAGAACGGATCCGCGACCAGGTCGACGTGCGACAGCCCGACCACGAGTGAGCCGGACCGGACGGTGCCGGACTGTGGAGCACCAGCGACGAGCCCGGTCGTCTGTCGAACCCCTTCGAGCGT belongs to Halobaculum sp. MBLA0143 and includes:
- a CDS encoding serine hydrolase domain-containing protein: MDTETAGVVARFLRRVQRRDSLPGVVVAVVETDGGTATTWAEGFGARDAAGNRPVSPDTMFAVGGVTQPLTAAAVRQLSAAGLCDLADPVTDHVDVGLPRGPDGEPIRLRHLLAHTSGLPAVGLRETLLARRLRIGTDTLPLADWDDVCAHLRRVETADLLAPPGERVARCDAGYVLLGRVVRSCTGRSYAAYVDEHLLEPLAADRATFDDTQFSMDDDHATQYLLEDGEPTAASLPTDERLRPATGLLASVRHLAALARLGLGDGRYDGREVVACGLGGDTVGGDTPDGSAGGSDTTEPSPPPGWRRREICGRTTFERAGDVAVSGGYVGYCPATGTGVALAANAVPDYPLSALGAGVFGATVGTDPVAAAPTLARRRRLDRLTGRYESVCGVRRAHVTREDGRLTLAADGPLTASVRPLSPVTDEPGAAPDDAAVAAADAGATHETATDEETATDEETATDDGVYRFTICGGEGAATAQFDTTGETTTLTVGRRRYRRAE
- a CDS encoding SDR family oxidoreductase; its protein translation is MERTALVTGCSSGIGRATVEAFLDEEWTVYATARDTDDLAEFQGRDGCRVDELDVTVADDVARVVERVIDETERVDCLVNNAGYAQLGPVEDVPTERVVRQYDVNVYGPLRLMRRVLPEMRRRGDGTVVNVTSVAARVPFPGGGVYSGSKAALSATGEALRAEVADDGVDVVEVEPGPVATAFDDRASAEADDLDRTDAYESVYGLFEDLDAVSGGGPLAVPPEAVAAEIVEAAVSTDPAARYPVGPVARAATLSGFLPAWARTRLWGLLTRLAG
- a CDS encoding NAD-dependent epimerase/dehydratase family protein, which produces MDLTDATVLVTGAAGLIGSHLAERLAADNEVVAVDDLSKGTRDRVPDGVEFRQADLTDREATERVVTEDVDVVFHLAAITDTNFDDDRVLFEQNTSMTHNVLEAARAAGVSKFAFTSSSTVYGEAPRPTPEDYAPLEPISVYGSSKLADEGLVSTFAHSYGVQSWVFRFANIVGPRQRGNVIPDFVQKLQEDPETLTILGDGRQEKSYLYVEDCVDAMVHVVENADRSLNTYNLGTRTTTSVDRIADIVSQELGVDPEYEYTGGDRGWTGDVPRMRLSVEKLAALGWDAPGTSDDAVRRAAREIVAELT
- a CDS encoding SDR family NAD(P)-dependent oxidoreductase, translated to MTDRPEAAAGVTDADMGGKTVLVTGSTSGIGREAALSFGRLGAEVLVHGRDETAGEAVVEEIERLGGEARFLPADFADVEAVHTLADVVETSVDELDVLANNAGGYFRDGQLTDLGVEYTFHVNHLAPYLLTANLLPVLADDARVVTTSSAAHRGTQLDVDAVKSVDDYRGMRAYQRSKLANVQFTAELARRFDAADGDRTANCFHPGAIPGSGFFRSLPGPLPRLVQSLDVLPFVPSPADGAATLVYLAVSDRVADSSGRYFADCAPETPSDAARDSDAQRRLWEESARLLRVDEPLADAVADPARAD
- a CDS encoding type II toxin-antitoxin system HicB family antitoxin, translated to MPEQRGSDGRFVESVSDDDILFFFETGDRPFYGTAEVSENFDLSNEQAKRRLEALSDAGELEQIRMNDRQIAWWHERDVVVLRPETDGYSAHDTQVGVASAGDTRAEALRSLAEAIEVAEEDDLDGTALTELEDSDTDGCADGNPF
- a CDS encoding DUF6757 family protein; amino-acid sequence: MQCHYCDRDAAYAAESEEVRVGLCEEHFRERVEELAENEGLERIRDQVDVRQPDHE
- a CDS encoding tRNA (cytidine(56)-2'-O)-methyltransferase — encoded protein: MNEDSEVVVVRYGHRPGRDGRTTTHVGLTARALGADKVVIPEVASGSADTVRDITERFGGPFEVETYDVGPGIARNWDGTVVHLTMYGLPVQDVAADVREAHETEPVLVVVGGEKVPFEFYDLADYNVAVTNQPHSEIAGLAVFLDRLFEGRELDREWTDADRRVVPEATGKSVVDADGEAVHGTGESDDGS
- a CDS encoding type II toxin-antitoxin system HicA family toxin → MRTQFSGREVAKVLINYWNYDPAGRTGSHAKFRWEAPNTSEVRMVVVPMTTDPLPEGTLRSIANQCGAKSFRRFCKELDRCL
- a CDS encoding BsuPI-related putative proteinase inhibitor, whose product is MVTATLAATETDGTLVCELTVENDGDGPVSLQFSDTQRAEFVVERDGETAWRWSDGRMFGQALGSVDLAPGETATFEGGWDDPPAGDYHVRGELVANDADADATTTATVS
- a CDS encoding DNA topoisomerase, whose amino-acid sequence is MELIVTEKDNAARRLAEIRSDDTFDTERRAGTNVYSWGVTRCVGLSGHVVGLDFPPEYSDWRDVEPVELIDAPVEKEPTKEGIVAALRSLAAEADRVVIATDYDREGELIGKEAYEIVREAAPEVPVDRVRFSSITDRAVNEAFQNPDEIDFDLAAAGEARQVIDLVWGAALTRFLSLSAGQLGDDFISVGRVQGPTLKLLVDREREIRAFDPEDYWELFADLQSSAAAETETDAAAFEAQYFYEADDGTEAERVWDEATAETVAARLRAAESAPVTSVRRRSRTDAPPAPFDTTAFISAAGSLGYSAQRGMSVAEELYTAGYVTYPRTDNTVYPEDLDERDLLETFADVRPFADDAASLLEQSDVDPTAGDEETTDHPPIHPTTEIPDRSDLSEDEWEVYELIVRRFLATCAPAAEWEHLRVVGEVDALAEGAGAGEGTAQADGGVAPAAASEPLSLKANGQRLLSEGYHAVYPYGSASETLVPDVSEGEELVVADTRSEAKQTQPPRRYGQSRLIEKMKELGVGTKSTRHNVIEKLYDRNYVESDPPRPTRLAEAVVDAAEEFADQIVTEEMTAQLERDMAAIADGEADFESVSAESRRMLERVFEELTDSREEVGDHLRESLKADKRLGPCPESDHDLLVRQARGGSYFVGCDGYPDCEFTLPLPSTGKPLVLEESCEDHDLAHVKMLAGRKTFVHGCPACKAEEADATDDVVIGACPDCGETDGGELAIKQLRSGNRLVGCTRYPDCEYSLPLPRRGEIEVTEERCADHDLPHLVVEDGDDPWELGCPICNYREYQARQAGSELETIDGIGEKTAEKLQAAGVEDVGDLADADPETLADEVDGVGVDRISDWQSQIE
- a CDS encoding S8 family peptidase, which translates into the protein MADQPTDLSRRGALKTIGAATGAAGVSGLASAHPGEKVEVNVGFANSAGARAFRRKADDVVREFDFDAGTARMPRAAADALDNNPNVRYVEENGTMQALGETQPYGIDRVDADVTRANGDTGSGADVAILDTGIDSDHPDLQANVGEGKAFTTCSTKGGCRYGAKPADNTCKQSWDDDNNHGTHCAGTADAAANTEGVVGVATEATLHAVKVLETCGSGSFSDIAAGVEYVANKGWDVASMSLGASSGSAALKDAVQFAADKGVFLVASAGNSGPCTECVGYPASYSEVVAVGATDSTDSLASFSSTGSEVEIAAPGVGVLSTIPGGYTEYSGTSMSCPHVAGAAGVLMANGATASDVRSTLTSSAEDIGLASNETGSGLLDVAAAAGLDSSDN